In Pantoea cypripedii, the DNA window CCCCCCATCATCTCGATGTGATCGTGCGCTGTCTGGAATACGGCGTCGCGGTGATTTGTGAAAAAGCCCTGGTCGAGTCCGTCGCCAGCGCTCAGGTGGTGCAGCACACCCTGCAACGCACCGGCGGTCGCCTGTATGTCACGTATAACTACAGCGGTTACCCGATGGTCCGTGAATTACGCCAGCGTATCCTGGCAGGGGAACTCGGCGATATTCAGCAGGTTCTGGTAGAAATGCCGCAGGAAGGCTTTAGCCGCCGCAATCCGGCAGGCGAAGTCGCGCGCCCGCAAAGCTGGCGGCAATCCGACGGTGTCATCCCTACTGTTTCTCTCGATCTGGGTGTGCACGTCCATCAACTGGTGGATTTTATCGTGCAACGCCGGGCAACCGATGTATATGCCATCAACAGCCACTTCACCTCGCTGCCCAATATCATCGATACCGTCCATGCTGTTTCCCGGTATGAAGACGGCCTGGTATGCCAGTATTGGTATGGCAAAGCGGCCCTTGGCTACCGCAATGGCTTACGCATCCGGGTGATGGGTGATAAAGGCAGTGCCGAATGGCTTCAGGTTGAACCGGAGACGCTGAAACTCAGCAACGCGCATGGGCAGGTCACGTTAATTGATCGCACCGATAACGCCAACCGCATCGCTAACCTGCCACGCTACTGCCGCTTCAAAGCCGGTCATCCTGCCGGGTTTATCGAAGCCTTTGCCAACTATTACGTGGATATCGCGCACAGTTTGCGCGGCGAGCATAACGATTACAGCCAGGGCATTGAGACCGCGTTGAGTGGCTTAACTTTTCTTGAGAAGACCCAGCGCAGTGCCACGCTGCATCAGCCGGTCACGCTGCTGGATCTGCTCAGCCAGCCGGTTACCGCCGCCAGCTAACCCTGCCTCATCCCCCTCTCCCCAGGTCAGGGGAGAGGGGGTTTTTAGTTATTTTCAGGCTGCGGCGATTTGGCTGGCTGCCAGCACAATATCAATAATGCGCGTCTGCTCAGCTTCGGTCAGGGTTGGATGGATCGGCAGGCACAGCACCTGTTGTGAGGTTTCGCTCGCCACCGGCAGATTGTCAGGATGGGATGAATCGTAGCCTTTGTACATCGGGAACTGCGAAATCAGCGGATAGAAGTAGCGACGCGCATAGATCCCCTCATCCTTCATACGCTGGTACAGCTGATCACGTGACAGCGGGAAGTGTTCCGGATGGATAAACAGCGGGCAGTAGGCGTAATTCCACTCGGTTTGCGCATCGGCGTGCAACAGCGACACACCGGGTACGCCAGCCAACGCTTCTACGTAGCGCTGATAAATCCGCTGACGCACCGCAAAAGCCGCATCAACGTGTTTAAGTTGCAACATGCCAAACGCCGCCTGAAACTCGCTCATCTTGCCATTGATACCCGCCGCTACGACGGTGGTTTCGTCCGCAAAACCGAAGTTTTTCAGGTAATCAATACGGCGTTTAATTTTCTCATCCGGACAGATAATCGCCCCGCCCTCAAAGGTGTTAAACACTTTAGTCGCATGGAAACTCAGCACCGATAAATCACCATGATTGAGGACGCTGACTCCATCGCGTTTCACCGCGAACGCATGAGCAGCGTCATAAATCACCCGCAGACCGTAGGTATCAGCAATGCGCTGGATCGCATCGGTATCACAGGGAATACCGTAGCAATGCACCGGCATAATGGCGCTGGTTTGCGGTGTAATGGCGGCCTCAATTTTGGCCGGGTCGAGGTTGCAGGTGACCGGGTCAATATCGACAAACACCGGTTTAATACCGTTCCACAGCAGCGAGTGCGAAGTGGCGACAAAGGAGTAAGGCGTGGTAATCACTTCCCCACCGATTCGCAAAGCCTGCAACGCCGTCATTAAGGCCAGCGTACCGTTGGAGAACAGGCAAATATGTTTGACCCCGAGGTACTCCGCCAGCGCTGCTTCCAGCGCCTGATGATAAGGCCCCCCGTTGGTGAGATATTTGCTCTGCCAGATATTCTCCAGGTAAGGAATAAACTCCTCCAGCGGCGGCAACAACGGGCTGGTCACCAGAATGTTTTTATTGTCGTAATGTGGCGCGATCTTTTTCATCAAAACCCCCTGTGGGCGGTGTTATGTGTCACGGTCAGGAAAAATGGATACCAGCCTGCTGCCAGAAGGTCGCAAGCCCGTCAGCGGTTAACTGATGCGCGGTATCAGGCGCAGGTACCGGCGGCAATTCAGCCTGCTGGTGCCAGTCGCGCAGTGCGGTTATCCAGAGATTTTCTTTGTTACGGATATGGCTCGCCGACCCACGGTGCCGGAGTGACGCAATGTCGCTGCACAGCACCGGCAGACCTGCTGCCTGGTAATGGAGTAATGCCAAATCATCTTTGCCACGGTTTTCGTCGAGATGGAGACGAAACAGCACCGCCATGTTGACGTGAAGACTGGCGAGTTCATCGGCCGAAACCGGACCCGGGGCAGCACGATGGATTTCGCTGATCGACTCAAGCCAGCTGGCCGGTGCTGCCCCCCGGATCACCCAGTCGATAAATGTTGACGTTTCGCCCACCACACGGGCAAAAAAGCGTATATCCGCCGCGCTCAGTTCGCTGGTGTCACACAACACCCGCAGGCGTGCGTGACGCGGGGCACTGCTGGGCCGTGTTTCTGGCATCATCACCTGCGACGGCAGCAGAAACGTGCTTTGCTTACGTTTTTGCAGCCAAAGCTGTGATTCTCCACTCCACACCAGCCAGCCATTCAGCCAGCTCGCCTGTAACAAATCCGAGCCGGATTGCTGGGTAACGCTGGCTTCCGGCAGGACATAGCATTGGCAGCCGCTCAGATTCACCATCGACGCGATGTTGTCCTGTTGTCGTTCGGCGACATCGGCCGCAACGATCAACACATCCGGTTGCAGACGCAGCACCACCCAGGGGGAAAAGGCGTCATAAGTCAGCAGCGCAATCTGTTGCTGCTGTGCCATCAGAGTCAGGATCTGCAGCAAGCGCGCGCTATTTGGCTTATCTTGATCGTCATGCACAAAAGCCACTCGGGGAATTTTTGCCTCGCTAAAGGCGGGCCAGGTTTGTTTCAGGCTCTCATCAACGCTGAAAGGATCACCGTGCAGCGAGTAATTAAGGGGATAGCCAGGATCGCACAGCAGGTCACGCCCCCAGTGCTGGCGCAGTCGGCTGGCCTCCGGTGACGAAGAGTTGAATCCGCGCGCATTGCCCCTTGTTGCCACCACGCTGTGCGGTGTCCAGATGCTGCGATAACCGGCCTGGGCAATTTTCAGGGCAAAGTCGATTTCCGCTACCGCAGGGTCGCTGTAACCTTCGTCCAGTCCCCCCAGTTGCTGCCAGCAACGTTGACGGATTAACAGGCACTGCCCATTCAGCAGCCGTGACTGACGATCGCTTTGCAGGTAACCACCCATCACCTGCGAGTCCCAGCGTTCGCCGTGACCAATATGCCCGGCCAGCCCGCGGTGACCGGCAATAACCCCCGCCGAGAGAATATGCTGTTCGCTGTGGATCAACTTCGGTCCCACCATCGCCACTTCCGCTCGCAGCGCATGGTTCATCAACGCGGCCAGCCAGTTATCCAGCAGGAAGATCAGCTGCGGCTCAATAAAGCACAGATATTCGCCACTGGCCTGCGCCGCTGCGGCGTTGCGCAGTGCCACCGGCTGCCAGCCAGCGGCCACCTCAATCACACGAATCCGTGCTGGATCGATGGTGGCCAGCCCCGCCAGCCAGTTATTCAGCGTACTATCGTCATGCTGATGATTGACCACCAGCAGTTCGGTATGCGGCCAGTTATTATGTTGCAGCAGGCTGGTGATGGCGTGCTCCAGCTGGGCCAGCGAATTGCCCGCCAGCAGGATCAGCGAGACCTGTGGCAGCGCATCATGGCCATACAACAACTGCATGATCTGGCCCGGCTGGATGTGCACCTGGGCGGCGGGATAGCCCATCAGATGCAGGCCATGCTCCAGCACCCGCGCCGTCTCCAGACTCTCGTCTTCGCTCAGCTGCGGCTCAGGCAAAATACTCAACAGATCCGGGTAATGCCGGATCGCCCCAGCACCTGCGTGTAATGCGATCAGCTGCATCAGAGACACTTCAAATGCCTGCGGATATTGCCGCGCCTCACCCAGCCAGCGTTGCAGTGCCTCGCGTGCCAGCAAACATCGCTTCAGCCAGGATGCAGGCGATGCGCTGAACAGATCCCAGTCCCAGTGCGGTTTCAGATGTGGCACGGCTGCGCCCGCCGCGTTCAGCCACAGCTCGTCGCTGTACACCGCCAGGGCATCCGTTTGTCGGTTAAGGAAATGGGCCAGTGCCGGCCAGCTTTCCGCGCTGTAAAAACTGCCCGCAGGGAGGCAATGTAACCAGTCAAATGTGGCTGTGGCGCTGGCGTGTTGCAGCCAGTTGAGCCACTCATCAGCATGAATCGCCAGTATGTCCGCAGGCAGGGTCATCTCCTGCGCCGCAATCACCACCACCTGCACAAACGCAGGCCGTTGCGCCAGGGTGTCAAGCGTCAGCAAGAGATGCTCAGGATGGTCGGCATCGTTAAACACCGCCACCAGGATACGCGGCGAGCTGGCTAATGCCAGCCTGTTATGCAGAGCTGGTGTCAGGCTACGTTGTACCAGCCAGTTTTCCAGCCGCCCCTGCCTCAGCGCCTGCTGGTGCTGGCGGAGCTTCTGCTGGGTCATATCCACCAGTTGCTGGATCTGCGCCTGCGTCTGCTCACGGCGCGCCAGTAAGGTATCGCGCATCTGCCACAGATTGGCACGCACGGCCTCAAGGGTCTCTGGCTGGTCATCCCAGCAGATACCGATGGCGCCATTTTCGGCCAGCGTCGCCTCGGTCAGGGCATATTTTTCGTAACCCGCTGCCGTCAGCGCGACCACCGGGCTGCCACACAGAATGGCCAGTAAGGCCGTACCGGATGATTCAAAGGTATAAAACGTTCGTGCCTTTTTGAGCTTCGCGGCCAGTTCGGCTAGCGTCAGTGGATGCCGCATCGAGAGGATCTCAATACCGGGCGGTAAAGCAGCGAAATCAACCGCGGAGGGGGGCACGCGGTTCAGATAGAGAATGTCGCAATATTTTTCTGGTTGATCGTCCTGGAACAGCTCCAGGTCATAAAACTCGATGTTTAACAGGCGGGGATTTGCGTATTTACCGGCAAACTCCGGGCGGAACCAGAAAAACAGATCATCAGGACCGGCCTCCAGGCTATTGCCGTTAATCACCCCTTCCTGGTTGAGCATATAGCGCACCACCACCGGTGCCTGAAGAGGGTTGCCGCTCACCACTTCCGGGTAAATAGCGGCAAACAGGCCGCCACGCTGCCGGTGCTCCCACAATTCTTTGCCACTGACTGCCGGGGTATTCCACGCCGGATTCACGGTGCAATTGACCATCCATGCCTGCCTGCCACTTTCATTCAACAGGTGACACAAGCGATGCATCACCTGAATGCCAGCCGAAGACTCGCGATAGTCCGGTGCAATAATGAAATAGGGAAAGTTTTCGTCCTGAATGGTGGTCATCGTCGTGTGCTTCTTCTGTCGCTGATGGTGCCCGGAAAATATTCCCTATAGTAGCGACCCCGCCCTGCCACCAATCCCAAAAACAAAGGGCAAAAACGGGGTATTTCCTGCGCTATCAGGCAGTCCAGGCTTTTAACCAGTTATCCAGGTGCTTACCGGTCAGCATCCACTCCTCCCGCACCAGGGTTTGCAGGGCAAGACCATTGCGCTCGCTGGCATCGGCATCACTGAGGTGCATACGGATCGCATCCACCCAGTCTTTAAAGCGATTCTTGACGCGGGTAACCGGCATCTCGGTGTGGCGATAGCACTCCACATCACTACAAATCACCGGAATACCGCAGGCACCGTACTCCATCAGACGCAGGTTGCTTTTGCAGATGTTAAAGATGTTGTCTTCTACCGGTGCCAGCGCCAGATCGAGATTGAGCGCGGCTAACGCCGCCGGATAGAGACTGATGTCGACACCCGTATGATGTTCATGCACGTAAGGGCGCAGTTTTTCCGGACACATGCCCATAAACACCCACTCCACCTCATTCGCCAGCGTCTTCACTACGTCGGCAATCATCTCCAGATCGCCCTGATGGCTGGCACCACCCGCCCAGCCCACGCGCGGTTTGCGCCCTTGTCCGCGCAGGCTATGCAGGTTGCCCCACCAGTTCACCGGCAGACGGTTCAGCACCACCTGGATATCGGGATGGTAAGTGGCGAGCGACTCGGCCAGCGGCGGTGTCGAAACCACAAAACGGTCAAAGTAGCTCAGGCTTTTGCGCAGCAGTCCGGAGATCTCCTGGCTGAAATTGGCACGGTTGTAGTGCTTCATTGGCAGGTTGAGGATGTAATCGTCCAGTTCGAACACTTTAAACATATCCGGCATCTTGCCCGCACGTTCAATCCAGCTATGGAAGGCCGGTGCGTAACGGCGTTGGATGATCAGGCTGTCGGGACGATACTGGGCCACTTCGCTCAGATTGAGCAACGATAACGAGGCGTTGCCCTGCGCCTTGCCCTCCACCTGCATCGCATACAACGGCTGCAGCATGCGGTAATGACCACAGCCAGCGGTATCGGAGTGATGCAACAACAGTTGTGGCAGCGCGGGACGTTTCACCGGGCGCCAGCTCATTTCACTGTCGTTGCTGATATCAAAGTGGCGGCTACGGAGTGACAAATTGGTGTTATAGGCGGGGTCATGCCCCACCAGCGGCAGCCAGCGTTGCAGCAATTTGTCTTCTTCCTGCTGCCTGAGTTGGGCGGCAGTCTTGAGCGCGACACCCGCAAAAGGACTTTTGCGTTCGGCAGCACGCATGATACGTGCGTAAGGAGTCCAGACCGTGAGATAACCCTGTTCGCGCGCACGCAGACACAAATCCACATCGCTAAACAACGTCTGGCTTTCATCGAAACCGTTAAGCGCCGCAAACACCGCAAAACGCACCAGCATAAAATCGCCAGACACGGCGCTGTAATTCTGATCGAGATGCAAACGGCCCAGTGCACTGGGATCTTTATCGTCATGGCCACGCAGCACATCGCCCACCACGCCATTGATGCCCAGAACATAACCCGCGTGACGCACTTTATTATTGGCGGAGAGCTGCTTACCACCAACAATCGCCACTTCCGGGCGCTGCCCATGATTAAGCAGATTGTCCAGCCAGTCGCCATCCGCAATCGCCAGCTCACTGTGCATAAACATCAGGTATTCACCCTGCGCCTGCTCTGCTGCCAGATTACTCATCGCGCCCTGATGCCATGGATGCGGGTATTGAATAACGCGAATACGTTGCGGATCCACCGTGGCAATGGCACCCAGCCAGTTGTCGCGTTCCGGGCTGTGCTGGCAGTCAGCCACAATCAGCAGCTCGTAATGCTGATAGCGCGTCTTCTCCATCAGCGTCGTCACACAGGTAATCAGGGCCGGCAGACTTTGCCCGGCGAGGATCACGATCGAGACTTTTGGCTGTGCCTCATGGTTGTAGCGCAGACGATAGTTGTAGTAATTGTCGAGGGCGATTTCGGCATTGGCGTAACCGCGATTTTGCAGGTGACGCTGGATTATCCCGGCATCCACCACCACCTCGCGTGCACGCAAATGCGCCGTCAGTAGCGGTTCTGCCAGGTGCCCCACCACGTTCAACCCTTGCGACTCGATCAGTTTCACCATCAGGTCCAGTTCTGCCGCCTGCGGATAATTGAGGTCAAACCCTTCTGCCGCCAGCAGCAATTCACGGCGGAACAGCCAGTGCTGCGCCATGGTTTTCGGTGAACTGAGCAACATATCGAGGTTGAAATCCGGGCGGAACGCCAGGCCAGAGGGCTCACCGTTAATGAAGAAATACTCATCGGCATATAACGCCAGCACATCATCACGGGATGGCAAGGTACTCGCCAGTGCGATCAGGCCAGAGGCATTAAAACGCGTTCCTGCCTCAACAAAAATAAACCAGTGGGCATCCTGATCGTTGATCAGTTGATTGATTACCGGTAAACGCTGCTCGGCTGATGACGGAAACGCCAGCACACCCGTCTGATTATCGGTGACTGCCCCCACCAGTAATGGGCGCAGCGTCAATAATGGGGAAGCAAACGCGGCCAGCGATGCCAGGGTTTCATCAAGCAGAGCCGCATTTTCCGGGGTGACATTGATGACCACCGCCACGCAGACAGGTTGCGCAACTTCCGCACTCTGCTGCATCAGTGCCGCCTGGTGAGCCGAAGTCAGCTGACGCACCGCATTCCAGTGTTCAAGGGTACTGTTGCTCAGCGCCTGATATTGCTGCTGACGCATATTGTATTGCGTCGTCTGAGCCGGTTGCGTCAGCGAGGTCACCCTGACCATCTCAGACGGGCCTTTGGCATTGATATACCATTGCGCTTTGCGCAGCTGCTGAGTCAGTTTCTCACGGGGGATACGGATGTGATCTTCCCCCTCTTTCAGATGGGGTTGCACATACACGTCTGACACACGCACCGTACATAGCGCTTGCGGGAACCATACCGCATCCCCCTGTGGCAGCAACTTGCTATACAGCACCAGCGCAGCAATTTCGGGTAACGCCTCCCCCTCAAGGCTCAACAGCGCATGGTTATCAGGCATTAACGCCAGTAACATTTCCCTGCGCATCAGCACGGCACTGAGATCACCCAGCAAGTTGTAATCGAGGCGGCACTGGTAACGTAACAGGTCCGTCCCATTGATCAGTCCGGATTGGGGCAAAAACGCGGCGGTGGAGAGGATATCTGGCATCGGTTCACCCGATGCATCAATGCGGTTACGTTTGGATAGCGCCAGCACCGCCTGAGGTGCCATCTCCAATGCACCCACCAGGGTACTGATGGCGTTGCTGGCCAGCACATCTGCATAGCTCAGCACATTAATAAACTCGCCCCGCGCTTCCCGGATCGCTTCGGCAATGGCTTCGGGATGTCGTGCCGGATAAATCAGATGACGAACCGGATGACCCGGTTGATTCAGGTAAGGTTGCAGCAGTTGTGCGACAAATTCTGTACCACTGACGTCAGCCACCAGGATTTCACAGTCAGGATGGTCCTGCGCCAGCGCACTGCTGAGCGCCCCTTCCAGCCAAACGGGAAAATACGCCGTGATAATAATGCTGACACGTGGGGAATGGTTCATGATGGCCCTTCTCTGGCAATGGTTGCGTCAGCCGTCATCGGCACGCAGCAAGACGATTTTTCCTTATCCTAAGGGTTGCCAGCGAATTCAATCCGCCAAGCAGCGCCACGATTTTGCGGTTATTCAGCCATAAAAAAACCCCGCCGGAGCGGGGTTTGGCAGTCATTCGAGACTTACTGCAGCAGAGACAGAACCTGCTGCGGAACCTGGTTAGCTTTCGCCAACACGGAGTTACCTGCCTGCTGGATGATCTGTGCTTTAGACATGTTCGACACTTCTGTCGCGTAGTCCGCATCCTGGATACGGGACTGCGCTTCTGACAGGTTGGTCGTGGTGTTATTCAGGTTAGTGATAGCAGAGTCCAGACGGTTCTGCACCGCACCCAGGCTTGAACGATAGGTGTCAACCTGAGAAATCGCTTTGTCCAGCAGAGCCAGCGGGTCAGCAGTAGATGCACCAGCGAATTCAGCAGTCGCGGTGGTGGCACCGCTGGTGCTCAGGTGAATGGCCATAGTACCGCTGGTTGATTGAGCGGCGTTATTGCTGTTCGCCAGCACGGTACCGCTTACCGCGTAGTTTTTGTCCTGCAGAGTGGTGTAAGCAGTCACGTTACCGCTGCTGTCGGTACCCACTTTAATCAGCTGACCACTTACGGTGGCCGGGCTGCCGCTCGACAGACCATTCGCTGCGTCATCATAAGAAACGTCAACGGTGTTCAGTTCAACTTTACCGGCGTTGTTGCCAGAAGTACCGTCAGTATCAACAGATACAGAGTAGTAATCGCTGCCAGACTGTACCACGTATTCGCTGGTGCCAGAGATCTGGTGCAGAGACAGAGTACCGCTGCTCACGCCCAGTTTGCTTGCCACGTCAGTCAGGTCGATGTCAGTCATTACGCCGGTGCCGGTATCAGCAACCTGAGTAATAGAATCAGTCACATCCAGAGAGTTTTTAGAGACGGAGAAGCCGCTCAGACCCAGAGTTGAAGAGTCAATCTGCTGCAGGTTGATGTCGATAGTTTCGCCATCGTTTGAGCCAACCTGGATGCTCATTGAACCGTTTTTAGACAGCACGTTCACGCCGTTGAAGGTGGTCTGGCCAGACACACGGTCAATTTCGTCGAGACGTGATTTGATTTCGTCCTGGATTGAAGACAGGTCAGAATCAGAGTTAGTACCGTTCTGAGCCTGTACAGTCAGTTCACGGATACGCTGTAAGTTGTTGTTGATTTCAGACAGTGCGCCTTCAGTTGTCTGCGCAGCAGAGATACCGTCGTTGGCGTTACGCGCTGCCTGAGTCAGGCCGTTGATGTTAGAAGTGAAGCGGTTGGCAATCGCCTGGCCCGCTGCGTCATCTTTAGCGCTGTTAATACGAAGACCAGAAGACAGACGCTCGATAGAAGTAGACAGAGCAGACTGGTTCTTGTTGATGTTGTTCTGAGTGATCAGCGAGAGGCTGTTGGTATTAATGACTTGGGCCATGATAAATATTCCTGTTAATCAAGTCTTTCGGTTAAGGTGTGGGCTTCAACCCGCCGGCTTCAGCGCCGTCAAAGTTGTTATCGTCTGCCCTTAAACAACCTTTAGATTTTTTTTAGTACCAGGCAAAAATTTTTCACTTCAGCCTGTCACGCTTATCTTTATCGCCCAGGTCTTGCACTTCTTTAGTGCTGAATGATCACTTTTCTAGCGTCAGAAATACCCTTCTCTATATGCGCTATTCGCTTTATTACTCGCAGGTAAATAATTTTAAACTTTGCCCATCCCAAGCCGATAACCCGGGTATTCACTCTCCGTGTCGACATAAAAAGGAAACAACATGGCAAGTATCTCTACCCTGGGTGTCGGTTCAGGCCTCGATTTAAGTACCATTCTGGATAGTCTGGAAACCGCCGAGAAAGCGTCATTAACGCCGATTTCAGATCAGCAGACGGCATATACCGCAAAACTGAGCGCCTATGGCACGCTGAAAAGTGCTCTGACAACATTCCAGACCGCGAATACCGCGTTAAACAGCGCCGACCTGTTCACGGCAACGACGGCTACCAGCACCTCCTCTGCATTCAGTGCAACAACCTCAGGTAGCACGGTAGCGGGCAACTACACGATCAGCGTGTCACAGCTGGCACAGGCACAGACTCTGACCTCTGCCACACAAACCAGCAACAGCACCGCGCTGGGCGATAGTTCTGCCAGCAGCCGTACCATGACCATTAAACTGGTTGATGGCACCAGCAAAGACATCACCCTGACCAGCGATCAGACTTCGCTGACGGGAATGCGTGATGCGATCAACAGCGCCGATGCCGGTGTCACCGCCACCATTATTAAAACCGGCGATAGCAGCTACCGTCTGTCACTGACCTCGACGGAAACCGGCAGCGACAACGCCGTCAGCAGCATCACGGTCACCGGCGATGATACCTTGCAGGGTATTGTGGGTTATGACTCCACTGCCAGCAGCAACGCCATGACGGAAAGCGTCACGGCGCAAAACGCCAAACTGACGGTGAACAACGTTGAAATTGAGAACAGCAGCAACACCATCAGCGACGCGCTGGAAGGTATTACGCTGAAGCTGAATGACACCACCACCGGCAACCAGACGCTGGCCATCACCAAAGATTCCTCGAAAGCCGACAACGCGATTACCAGCTGGGTGAGTGCCTATAACGCCCTGCTGACGCAGTTCGACACGCTGACCAAATATACTGCGGTGGATGTGGGATCAGACTCACAGGATTCCAGCAACGGTGCACTGCTCGGTGACAGCACCCTGCGTACCATTCAGACCCAGCTGAAAAGCATGCTGACCAATGCGCAGAGTTCGTCCACCTATAAAACCCTGGCGCAGATTGGTATCACCACCGATCCGACATCAGGCCAGCTGGAGCTGGATTCCGACAAACTCTCCACCGCACTGGAAAGCGATGCTGATGGCGTGAAAGAGATGATCGTCGGCGACGGTACCACCACCGGTATCACCACCACTATCGCCACCAACCTGACCAACTGGCTCTCTACCACCGGCATTGTGCAGGCGGCGACCGATGGCGTCAGTAAGACGCTGAATGATTTGACCGATCAGTACAACGACATGAGTACGCGTATCGATAACCTGATCGCCCGGTATAAAACGCAGTTTACTGCCCTTGACGTTCTGATGAGTTCGCTGAATAGCACCAGTAGCTATCTGTCGCAGCAGTTCGACACGTCGTCCAGCAGCTCCAGCAGTAGCTCATCCTCATAAGGAGTGATTCATGTATAGCGCAAATGGCACTCAAGCCTATGCCAAAATCGGCGTTGAAAGCGCCGTCATGAGCGCCAGCCAGCAGCAGCTGGTGGTGATGCTGTTTGACGGCGCGCTCAGCGCGCTGGTTCGCGCCCGCCTGTTTTTACAGGACGGTAATATGGAGGGCAAAGGCCGCTCGCTCTCTCATGCGATCAACATTATCGAAAACGGACTCAAACAGGGTCTGGCAGACAGCAACGGTGATGAACTCACCGAGAACCTGTTAGGGCTGTATGCCTATATGGTACGCCGTCTGTTACAGGCCAATCTGCGAAATGACGTGGAAGCCATCGAAGAAGTTGAAGGCCTTCTGCGTAATATTGCTGATGCCTGGAAAGAAGTCGCTCAACCTCAACACCTTCAGGACGCCGTTTAATGACTATCGCACCGCATCTGATTGCCATTTATCAACAGTTACTCGATCTCAGCCAGGGAATGCTGCGTCTTGCCGCAGACGGCGAATGGGATGAATTGATTACAAAGGAGATGGATTATGTCAGTGCGGTGCAACAGTTAGCCCGATCGACGCAGGATGCGGCACCTTCGCTGCAAACCCAGGAGCAGTTGCGCCCGGTATTGCGCCATATCCTCGACAACGAGAGTGAAGTCAAACGTTTGTTGCAGACCCGTATGGATGAACTGTCACAGCTGGTGGGGCAAACGTCGCGCCAGAAGTCAGTGATGGGTGCCTATGGCAAGCAGGGCAGCGTGCTGGTACCGCGCGAATCGGTCTGAGTTTTACCCTCACGCAGCGGCAGCGAAAATCACTTTTCCGCCGCTGCGTCTTTTTTCCT includes these proteins:
- a CDS encoding Gfo/Idh/MocA family protein produces the protein MTQPLKLAFLGGGINSAIGQTHKIACQMDGEFQLVAGCFSRDAQINQQTAQAWGIPAERLYENVETLLAAEHTQLDAVVILLPTPHHLDVIVRCLEYGVAVICEKALVESVASAQVVQHTLQRTGGRLYVTYNYSGYPMVRELRQRILAGELGDIQQVLVEMPQEGFSRRNPAGEVARPQSWRQSDGVIPTVSLDLGVHVHQLVDFIVQRRATDVYAINSHFTSLPNIIDTVHAVSRYEDGLVCQYWYGKAALGYRNGLRIRVMGDKGSAEWLQVEPETLKLSNAHGQVTLIDRTDNANRIANLPRYCRFKAGHPAGFIEAFANYYVDIAHSLRGEHNDYSQGIETALSGLTFLEKTQRSATLHQPVTLLDLLSQPVTAAS
- the vioA gene encoding DegT/DnrJ/EryC1/StrS family aminotransferase, with protein sequence MKKIAPHYDNKNILVTSPLLPPLEEFIPYLENIWQSKYLTNGGPYHQALEAALAEYLGVKHICLFSNGTLALMTALQALRIGGEVITTPYSFVATSHSLLWNGIKPVFVDIDPVTCNLDPAKIEAAITPQTSAIMPVHCYGIPCDTDAIQRIADTYGLRVIYDAAHAFAVKRDGVSVLNHGDLSVLSFHATKVFNTFEGGAIICPDEKIKRRIDYLKNFGFADETTVVAAGINGKMSEFQAAFGMLQLKHVDAAFAVRQRIYQRYVEALAGVPGVSLLHADAQTEWNYAYCPLFIHPEHFPLSRDQLYQRMKDEGIYARRYFYPLISQFPMYKGYDSSHPDNLPVASETSQQVLCLPIHPTLTEAEQTRIIDIVLAASQIAAA
- a CDS encoding glycosyltransferase family 2 protein → MTTIQDENFPYFIIAPDYRESSAGIQVMHRLCHLLNESGRQAWMVNCTVNPAWNTPAVSGKELWEHRQRGGLFAAIYPEVVSGNPLQAPVVVRYMLNQEGVINGNSLEAGPDDLFFWFRPEFAGKYANPRLLNIEFYDLELFQDDQPEKYCDILYLNRVPPSAVDFAALPPGIEILSMRHPLTLAELAAKLKKARTFYTFESSGTALLAILCGSPVVALTAAGYEKYALTEATLAENGAIGICWDDQPETLEAVRANLWQMRDTLLARREQTQAQIQQLVDMTQQKLRQHQQALRQGRLENWLVQRSLTPALHNRLALASSPRILVAVFNDADHPEHLLLTLDTLAQRPAFVQVVVIAAQEMTLPADILAIHADEWLNWLQHASATATFDWLHCLPAGSFYSAESWPALAHFLNRQTDALAVYSDELWLNAAGAAVPHLKPHWDWDLFSASPASWLKRCLLAREALQRWLGEARQYPQAFEVSLMQLIALHAGAGAIRHYPDLLSILPEPQLSEDESLETARVLEHGLHLMGYPAAQVHIQPGQIMQLLYGHDALPQVSLILLAGNSLAQLEHAITSLLQHNNWPHTELLVVNHQHDDSTLNNWLAGLATIDPARIRVIEVAAGWQPVALRNAAAAQASGEYLCFIEPQLIFLLDNWLAALMNHALRAEVAMVGPKLIHSEQHILSAGVIAGHRGLAGHIGHGERWDSQVMGGYLQSDRQSRLLNGQCLLIRQRCWQQLGGLDEGYSDPAVAEIDFALKIAQAGYRSIWTPHSVVATRGNARGFNSSSPEASRLRQHWGRDLLCDPGYPLNYSLHGDPFSVDESLKQTWPAFSEAKIPRVAFVHDDQDKPNSARLLQILTLMAQQQQIALLTYDAFSPWVVLRLQPDVLIVAADVAERQQDNIASMVNLSGCQCYVLPEASVTQQSGSDLLQASWLNGWLVWSGESQLWLQKRKQSTFLLPSQVMMPETRPSSAPRHARLRVLCDTSELSAADIRFFARVVGETSTFIDWVIRGAAPASWLESISEIHRAAPGPVSADELASLHVNMAVLFRLHLDENRGKDDLALLHYQAAGLPVLCSDIASLRHRGSASHIRNKENLWITALRDWHQQAELPPVPAPDTAHQLTADGLATFWQQAGIHFS